The Setaria viridis chromosome 2, Setaria_viridis_v4.0, whole genome shotgun sequence DNA window CGAGCTGCGCAACCACATATAGTGTCAACTTCTGCACCGAGGGTATAAGGTTTGCCTGACGACCAGCAATTCAGGTTCAGGTCGTCCCTTAAACTCTGGCTTTGCCCTCCTAGTCCGTATTTGTACCATGCACGGTTGGTATCGTTCTCAGTGGGTTAACTTTAGCAAAAGGCTACATGTTGATAAGCTACTATGCAAAACCACACTCTACAAAATCTGATCAATGGACATGACTGCAACTGACAGGCCACACCTGCACATGAGCGACACACAGTAATTGCCTCTGTAGTGCGAGCCAACAAAATTTTGCAAAACTGCACATCCACTGGCAAAGAGAATTAGAATAAGAAGAGAAATTGCATGCGTAAAGTATGTATCCACCTGTCAGAGCAACTGGCTTGCATAAGATTTGATCTGGAAACTACCATATAGTAGTTCTGTTTCCAGATCAAATCTTATGCAAGGCAATGCACATCATGATATGAGGTGAGCGCATTATTCAGATGGCCTCTGTTTATAATCCACGTGAGCCCTAACCAACCTCACATTAGAGTTTGTCCAGCTCAGGTGGCAATTGCTGTGGCACTAAAATGTTGGAAAACCTTATCACAATCCATCAAAAGTGGTGGGATGGAGCCCCTTGATCAACTTGGTTTAAGACAAGTGAAATGATAACTTAGTATGGGTTTAAAGTACATTTTCCAATAAGTGAGAAGTTTTGTGGATATGCGCGCCACGATTTACAATTTTGACTTGCGGTGCACCACTTGTGACATGAGTTTTTGTTTAACCATTTTGGATTTACTTGTTGTGAACATTGTGTTTTCTTATGTCGTAGAACTTGAGACATATAAACGCACCAAATGGCAGGTAACATACCCGAACATGCTCGAATGGTTTGAAGGACTcggggtggagatggagatatcCGACATGTCCTTCTCAGTGAGCACACAATTGGGGACCGGCGGCAGCAGATGCGAGTGGGGTAGCCGAAATGGCATCTCAGGCCTCTTGGCGCAGAAAAGCAATGCAATCAGCCCTAGTTTCTGGCGCATGATCCGTGAGATACTCAAGTTCAAGGACGATGCTCTCAAGTGATAATACATCTTGATCTCATTCCGTGCTAACTAGCATTAGCTGGTGCACTGCATACTTAGTAGTCTACTTACTAACAGTATATAATAACCCAGAACTGATACATGTGTTGCAGGTACTTGGAGGACCGTGAAAACAACCCTGACATGGACCGGAATGAGACTCTGGGGCAATTTATTCAGTCTCATGGATATTCCCAGTTCTTCCAAGAGGCTTACCTCGTACTCCTCTATTCTCTATTTATCTGTATGTTTTGAGTTTGTGGCAAATTAAAACGGCATATTTTCTTTGTTGCAGATCCCGATCTGTGCGTGTATATGGTCATGTCCATCTCAAGGGGTTCTGGGATTCTCTGCTTTCTTTGTGCTCTCATTCTGCCGCAACCACCACCTTCTTCAGGTGAACAAAGAACAAATTCACTAGCAATGCTGAGTTGCTGACTATATGGATGctaattttgtttctttcatTTGGATTGTGCATTCAGCTGTTTGGTCGCCCCCAGTGGCTCACTGTCAAGGGTCGTTCGCATACCTATGTGCAGAAGGTGCTGTGCTGTAGTCCGTTTTATCTCTCTCCTTTCCCCCAAAAaagaacaaattaaaaaaaatgatttatCAATGCAACTAATACATAATCAGCAGGTAAGGGAGGAGTTGGAAAGCTTGGGTTGCCTAATTAAAACCAGCTGCGAGATTAAGTCTGTTTCAAGTTCCGATGGAGGTATTGCCAATGCAAGCTCTCCATCCATAATTTCTTCTAATTATCATCTGGTGACTAATCCAAAACAAACGATCGATGTGACGATGTTGTCTTGTTTGCGCAGGTCTCAGGGTGACAACAGTTGATGGTTCAGAGGAGACGTATGACAGAGTCATATTTGGTGTCCATGCGCCTGATGCTCTAAAGCTGCTAGGAGCTGAAGCAACGCACGAGGAATTGAGAATCCTAGGTGCTTTTCAGTATGTCTACAGGTAATGCAAGCTATACGCTACAGGTCTAGGTTTGTTTGGTTGGAtctgatctccatctccatcttcacTGCAGTGATATATACCTCCATTGCGATAAAAGTATGATGCCACGGAGTTCGTCAGCTTGGAGTTCCTGGAACTTCCTGGGGACGACAAGCAAGGGGGTTTGTGTAACCTACTGGTTAAATCTGCTTCAGGTACGTATCTTACCTTAACATGGATAACAGTAACTAGAAAATTATTGTTGCAACTTAATGTatatttgtatatatttttaGAACATAGAATCTACAGACAGGCCTTTTCTGGTGACACTGAACCCTCCTCATGTCCCGGATCATGTCTTGCTCAAATGGTACACTAGCCACCCTGTCCCATCTGTGGCTGCCGCAAAGGCTTCTCTTGAGCTTCATCACATTCAAGGAAACAGAGGAATTTGGTTCTGCGGTGCATACCAAGGTAAGTTACCCCATCAATTCATTTAGCAATACATACAGTACTCACATCAGAAGAAATAACTTTAACAAATTTTTCCATGAGATATCCTGACTTGTGGCTTTTGCTGAAAGACATTGGAAGATTGTGTCTTGCGGAAAACATACACACTTTTGTAGTGTCCAACAAACAGAGATCAATTTTTTTGGCATCTTTCAGCGAAAGGCACGAAGTAGAAGTGTTCTCTTGCAAAATTTACCAACTATTTCTAAGGATATCAGCAATTAGAGTAATGTGGTTAGGTCTGAAATGTATGTCTTTTCTGCTTTACTAACAGGTTATGGTTTCCATGAAGATGGACTCAAGGTACTGTACTTACCTGCGTAGCACAACCTGCCTACTTAAATTTTCAGACGGAATATTTTACTTTTGTGTTTCCATGTACAATTTATGTTGGATATGTGATACGTCTTCCGATATAACATAGAGACTGATGCGTGCGTGCAGGCTGGGAAATCTGCAGCTCAAGATTTGCTCGGTAATAAGAAGGGCCTTCTGGAGAACCCAAAACAGATGATCCCATCGTGGACTGAGGCTGGAGCACGTCTTCTGGTAGCAAGATTTCTTGGCCAATACGTATCCGTCGGTAACTTGGTGTGAGTTCTTCCACCGATTGACAAATTTATCACAGAAATGTCTAATTGTGACTCCTGTCACCTAATCAATTCTGCTTGCAGTTTGCTTGAAGAAGGAGGCACTATGTTCAGTTTCGGTGAAGCAGGCAAAAAATGCCATGCGAAATCTGTCCTGCGTGTCCATGATCCCATGTTTTACTGGAAGGttctcttttctcttctcaCCATTCTGGTCCAATACCTTTCCTCGCTCAGATCCCTCGTGTCAAGTGAAATACATTCTTCAGGTTGCAACAGAAGCAGACCTTGGCTTGGCAGATGCCTATATTAACGGTTATTTCTCTTTTGTTGACAAGAGAGAAGGTCTTCTGAATCTTTTCCTGGTAAGTCAACCTGATAATCTAGCTATTTAAGTAAAAAATTGGCACATGCAGATTTATACTCCTAGATACttgtacatatatatagtgttgttTCCTGTTTAATTTGGATTACATCATTCAACCATTTCTCTGCAGATTCTCATTGCAAACAGGGATGCAAACAAGAGTACTAGCAGTGGGACCAGTAAAAGGTTACAGTCTCTCCAAATTTTCCCTTTTAGTATATATGAACTACGGCACTAAATTCTACCTGTCACTGCTAAGCAATCATGTACATGTGTAATTTCTATGGTCATCAGGGGTTGGTGGACACCCCTGCTTTTGACAGCTGGGGTCGCCTCTGCTAAATACTTTCTCCGCCACATTTCAAGGAAGAATTCTGTCACACAAACACGTCAAAACATCTCTCAACATTATGATTTGGTCAGTAGCGCTAGCGCTTCTCATTATGGTTTAGGTTCCCATCTATGTTTACAATAGCTATCAAATAATATCCTCATTCATTACGCCTTCCACAACAAGTGCATATTCACCCGCTTTTTCTCTCAGGTTCACTGACATTTGTTTTCTCCCTTGCTGCattcattctttttcttctaaTGCTCATGCAGAGTAATGAATTCTTCTCACTTTTCCTGGATCCATCGATGACTTACTCTTGTGCCATCTTCAAGGTTTGCCTTGCAATCAACTAGCTAATGCCACTCTTAAATAACTTGTTCGTGCATGCTGATCCTTGATATGGTCATGGCCTTTTTGTTTGGTAGACGGAGGATGAAAGCTTAGAGGCAGCCCAGCGACGTAAAATTGGCCTTCTAATAGACAAGGTACTGCATACTGAAACTACCAATTCAGTTAATATTGTCTGATAGCAAATGATTGGATATATATGAACGCACACATATATATTATATGATCTGTTGGATAACCAATATAGTGATAATTGCATGTATATTATGATCTGATGGATCACCAATATATTATATGCTAATTGATCATAGGCTAAAGTCGAGCGGGATCACCATGTTCTTGAGATTGGTTGCGGCTGGGGCAGCTTAGCGATCCAATTGGTGAAGCAAACTGGCTGCAAATACACTGGGATCACATTATCTGTGGAGCAACTACATTATGCGCAGAAAAAAGTGAAAGAAGCTGGCTTAGAGGTTAGTGTGAATCAATACTCTCCTTCATTCCGCTAAGCCGTCTTAGTTgagtttattttttaaaaaaaaattgacattGATTATGCATTGCAGGACCACATAAGCTTCATGCTGTGTGACTATCGTCAAATACCAACTCGCCGCAAATACGACAGGATCATATCTTGGTGAGTActactgtgtgtgtgtgtgtgtgtgtgtagagagagagagagagagagagagagagagagagagagagagatttagTTGATTTCTTGCTACGTGACGACTTCAGCCATCAGTAGCATACCAGCTCGATTTACTTTCCTGATATACATGACTGAAATATATAACGAGGGACCTGATGGATGCGTGTAATCAAATCTGCTGATGGATCAGTGAAATGATCGAGGGTGTTGGGCACGAGTACATGGACGATTTCTTCGGCTGCTGCGAGTCCCTTTTGGTTCAAGACGGCCTGTTTGTCCTGCAGGTAATAACATATATACATCAATGAACTCTATATACATTGCCGTGGAGTCAACCGCATGATTCATGACTAAATTGCACGGATGCAGTTCATCTCGATCCCAGAAGAACGGTACGAGGAGTACAGGCGGAGCTCGGACTTCATCAAAGAGTACATCTTCCCCGGGGGCTGCCTCCCTTCGTTGGCCCGGATCACGTCTGCCATGTCCGCAGCATCAAGGCTCTGGTAAGCGGCATCGTCCTTAGTCATCATTGATCGATATAATCCTTGCTTGTTAACTATGATCGATAACGATCCCATCTGGTGGAGCGCAGCATCGAGCACCTTGAGAACATCGGGTACCATTACTACCCGACGCTGATACGCTGGAGGGACAACTTCATGGCCAACGAGGAGTAAGTGAACAAACAGAACGAACTTGCACAATGCAATACATGACCATTGGCTTGTATTAACCAGTGATGCGTATGCTGCTCCGTTCCTCTGCAGCGCGATTTCGGCCCTGGGCTTTGATGATAAATTCATCCGTATCTGGGAGTATTACTTCATATACTGCGCCGCCGGTTTCAAGTCGCGGACACTTGGGAATTACCAGGTACGTGCAGTAAAACTACGTCAGTCCATGGATATACTAACAGCATATACGTACAAGTCGAGTGTAACATCGACCTGAACATGTGTTTGCAGATTGTGTTTTCCCGCCCTGGCAACGACAAGCTGGGCGACAACGACCCTTACGCAAGCTTCCCGGCAGCCAATCAAGATAGCTCATGAATCGTCTACAGTGGCACGTACATTGCCTGcgcgatttttttttttttttggaaggggTACGTGTGCGATTGATTCAGCAGCAGCACGCCACTATTCATTCGGTTAATTCTTCAATTCCAATCTCACATGGATGTATGCGAATTCAATGCAGTGATTCCATggatatatataattatatttttatatatatatacatatacatatatacatatatgtggTGTGGTAGCTGGATCGGTCCGAGCCTACACTTCAACTTGAGCCCCTGTATTCGCGATCGAATTGATCACGCAGTACTGCGTGACTGTGTGCCGCTAACTGACTGTACTGTAGCGGAATCATCGCATTGCTTCGACCCATTTGGATGAGTGTCCTGTGAACCTGTCCACAGCTCTGATCCTTCGCTTTCGGTTCGTCCAACATCGATCCAATTCAGGCATCATGGCCGGCTGGGGGGCGGGCACGGGGGACGGGAGCATTCAGTGTCACTGGATGCATCATGACGTGTGCTGTACTGATCGAGCCCAAGAACTTACGTGCGTTGGGCGTGGCATCAGCGTAAATGGAGTTGGTGGTGCAGTAGTTTCGTACTTTGGTGTGCACCACAAGGAGTGCAACGACGTGCACATGCAAATTCATTGAGCCGCCAGCGGCTGCCACTGGTCACTGATCCCGGTGTCGATCGATCGGTCCATATAAACTCAGCACCTCCACCTCATACAGTCATACTTGTATCCATCTGCAGTCAGCTAGGAGCAACAGAGAGCGAGCTAGACGCGTAAGACACATGCCGGGGCTCATGACGATGATGGCATTGGCATGGGCATCGTCATCACCCTCGTCAGTGAAGCTTCGCTtcggcagcggaggcggcggcaagacgacgacgacgagcgcgaTGCCGCTGGTCACGAAGCGCTCTTCTTCGTCAGCACACCTCCTCGGCCGCGGCCGGGccctggcagcggcg harbors:
- the LOC117842353 gene encoding uncharacterized protein isoform X2, which encodes MLEWFEGLGVEMEISDMSFSVSTQLGTGGSRCEWGSRNGISGLLAQKSNAISPSFWRMIREILKFKDDALKYLEDRENNPDMDRNETLGQFIQSHGYSQFFQEAYLIPICACIWSCPSQGVLGFSAFFVLSFCRNHHLLQLFGRPQWLTVKGRSHTYVQKVREELESLGCLIKTSCEIKSVSSSDGGLRVTTVDGSEETYDRVIFGVHAPDALKLLGAEATHEELRILGAFQYVYSDIYLHCDKSMMPRSSSAWSSWNFLGTTSKGVCVTYWLNLLQNIESTDRPFLVTLNPPHVPDHVLLKWYTSHPVPSVAAAKASLELHHIQGNRGIWFCGAYQGYGFHEDGLKAGKSAAQDLLGNKKGLLENPKQMIPSWTEAGARLLVARFLGQYVSVGNLVLLEEGGTMFSFGEAGKKCHAKSVLRVHDPMFYWKVATEADLGLADAYINGYFSFVDKREGLLNLFLILIANRDANKSTSSGTSKRGWWTPLLLTAGVASAKYFLRHISRKNSVTQTRQNISQHYDLSNEFFSLFLDPSMTYSCAIFKTEDESLEAAQRRKIGLLIDKAKVERDHHVLEIGCGWGSLAIQLVKQTGCKYTGITLSVEQLHYAQKKVKEAGLEDHISFMLCDYRQIPTRRKYDRIISCEMIEGVGHEYMDDFFGCCESLLVQDGLFVLQFISIPEERYEEYRRSSDFIKEYIFPGGCLPSLARITSAMSAASRLCIEHLENIGYHYYPTLIRWRDNFMANEDAISALGFDDKFIRIWEYYFIYCAAGFKSRTLGNYQIVFSRPGNDKLGDNDPYASFPAANQDSS
- the LOC117842353 gene encoding uncharacterized protein isoform X1, producing the protein MRVAVVGAGVSGLAAAHELARSGAGARVTVYEKEDCLGGHARTVAVEDAAAGTVHLDLGFMVFNRVTYPNMLEWFEGLGVEMEISDMSFSVSTQLGTGGSRCEWGSRNGISGLLAQKSNAISPSFWRMIREILKFKDDALKYLEDRENNPDMDRNETLGQFIQSHGYSQFFQEAYLIPICACIWSCPSQGVLGFSAFFVLSFCRNHHLLQLFGRPQWLTVKGRSHTYVQKVREELESLGCLIKTSCEIKSVSSSDGGLRVTTVDGSEETYDRVIFGVHAPDALKLLGAEATHEELRILGAFQYVYSDIYLHCDKSMMPRSSSAWSSWNFLGTTSKGVCVTYWLNLLQNIESTDRPFLVTLNPPHVPDHVLLKWYTSHPVPSVAAAKASLELHHIQGNRGIWFCGAYQGYGFHEDGLKAGKSAAQDLLGNKKGLLENPKQMIPSWTEAGARLLVARFLGQYVSVGNLVLLEEGGTMFSFGEAGKKCHAKSVLRVHDPMFYWKVATEADLGLADAYINGYFSFVDKREGLLNLFLILIANRDANKSTSSGTSKRGWWTPLLLTAGVASAKYFLRHISRKNSVTQTRQNISQHYDLSNEFFSLFLDPSMTYSCAIFKTEDESLEAAQRRKIGLLIDKAKVERDHHVLEIGCGWGSLAIQLVKQTGCKYTGITLSVEQLHYAQKKVKEAGLEDHISFMLCDYRQIPTRRKYDRIISCEMIEGVGHEYMDDFFGCCESLLVQDGLFVLQFISIPEERYEEYRRSSDFIKEYIFPGGCLPSLARITSAMSAASRLCIEHLENIGYHYYPTLIRWRDNFMANEDAISALGFDDKFIRIWEYYFIYCAAGFKSRTLGNYQIVFSRPGNDKLGDNDPYASFPAANQDSS